The region AACCCCGCCCGAGGTTCGCCCGACTCGGGATTTTCGCATTTTCTTTTTTTTCGAATTTTTTTATTTACCCCTCGTTTTGTCACTATTCTGTCACTATTCGAATGCTATACTGAGGTCGAAAGGCGCGGATCGAAGGCGAAAGCGACCCGATCAGCGTTTGGCAGACAGACGACGAACAGGAAAGCGACGTTTACCTTTGCTTCGATAATCTGACGGTGAAGACCGAATACGGCGCAAACGTGATGCGCGTTTCCTCCGCCGGCACCGTAAACGTCCATATTTCGTTCAACGGGGAAGTTTCGCTCTCTTCCGGGGAAGGCGCGGTCTTCTATTCGGAAGGCGGTCGGGTCAACGTCTATTTGCACCTTTCCGATGAAAACGCGGATCAGGTCAACTGGACCTTTAACGGAAACTACGGAGGAAAACTGTTTTACGCTTCGAGCGGCGAGATCCGCGTCTACTTGGGCAAGCGCGCTTGCGATCAAAGTCGATTGCGATATGGATATCTACGTCAGCAACGTAGGCACCTCGTCCATTAAAGGTTATAACCACCCCGCCTTCTCGCTCCAAACCACGAACGGACCGGCGCACACCGTCAACATCTACGTGGAAAGCGACGGCGGATTCGACTCCTTCACGTGCGGCAGGCAAAGCGGCAGTTCGCCCACCCTTTACGCGACGCCCGAGAATTGCATCGTCAATTTCTATATGAACGGCGTAAAGGTCGATTCGAACGGTCAATCCTGACCCCGCAAGAAGAAAAAATCCCGCGAATAAGCCTTACGGGCTATCAATAAAAACAATTTTACGGAGGTAAAAAAAATGAAAGAACTACTCAAAAAAGCATTCGCCGAATGCATCGGCACCTTCGTGCTCGTCTTCGTCGCTTGCGGCGTGGCGGGCGCGACGGGCGGCAGCTTGGTCGCGACCTCGCTCGCTTTCGGTCTCACCATCGTCGCGATGGCGTACTCCGTCGGCAGGATCTCGGGTTGCCACGTCAACCCCGCCGTCTCCCTCGGCTGCCTTTTGACCAAGCGCATGACCGCGGAAGAATTCGTCGTCTACGTTATGAGCCAAATCATCGGCGGTTTCCTCGGCGCGCTTCTCGTCTTCGGGATCTTCAAGATGGCGAACGTAAATCCCATCGGCGACGCTTGTAACTACGCAGTCGGATTCGGTTTGAACGGACTGACCGCGGGCGGGATCATCGGCGCGTTGATCACCGAGATTGTCCTGACGGCGATCTTCGTCTACACGATCCTGAACGTAACCGACGAAAAAGCGGGCAACGAAAAGATCGCGGGCATCGTCATCGGTCTTACCCTGACCCTCGTCCACTTGATCGGTATCAATCTCACCGGCACGTCCGTAAACCCCGCGCGCAGCATCGCGACCGCGTTCGCCGCTTTGATCTATAACGGGACGCTCGACGCGCTCGCGCAGGTTTGGATCTTTATCGTCGCGCCCCTTGCGGGAGCGGCAGCGGCTGCCCTGCTTTACAAAGGGCTCCATACCGAGAAAGCGGAATAAGAATCATTTCGGAATAAAAAGCTCCGATATTCGGACGCGTAACTCGGGGGAATTTTTGAAAAAAATTCTTCCTCCCTCCCATCCCCGAGTTGCGCTCCGTCGTCGGAGCTTTTTTAATTTTATTCTATCGAAAGCCGAGGATCCGCAAGAGCGAGCGGCGCGAGACTTCTTTTCAAGATCCCGTGAATATGGGCGATCGCAACGCCGTAATTGACGATCGGAACGCCCGCTTCGCGCGCAAAAGAAAGGCGCGCCTTCATCTCGGTTTCATTCAACATACAACCGCCGCAATGGACGATCAAAGCATATTCTTTCAAATCGGACGGAAAATCCCCGCCCGAAGTAAAGGAAAAATCAAGATCCGCTCCCGCAAAATCTCGGATCCACGAAGGCAATTTCACCGTCCCGATATCGTTACATTGGCGATGGTGCGTGCATCCTTCCGAGATCAGGACTTTATCGCCGTCCTTTAACTCGGAAAGCGCTTTCGCGCCGCCGATCAACGTTTCGAGATCGCCTTTATATCGCGCGAAGAGAATGGAAAAGGACGTCAGGGGGACGCTTTCGTCAACGATCTTCGAGACTTCTCCGAACGCTTGCGAATCGGTCACGACAAGTTTCGGGGGTTCGGAAAGCCCCGCCAGCACCCCTTTCAGCTCCGTCGGTTGGCAGCAAATCGCGGCGGCGCGAAGATCGAGCAATTCCCGAAGCGTTTGTTGCTGCGGAAGGATCAATCTTCCTTTGGGCGCCGACTCGTCCACGGGAATGACCAAGACGACGACGTCTCCCGCGGCGACGAGGTCCGCGAGGATCTTTCTCTGCCCTTTTTTCGAAAGGGCGAATTTTCCCAAAAGTTCTTTGAGTTCGGCGACGTTTTCCCCCGTCTTCGCGCTGACGTACAGTTCGTTATCTTTTAAGATCTTGCGCTCCGAAACGCAATCCGCCTTATTGTACGCCACGATAAAAGGCATTTTGCGCGCGCGGAACAAAGAAAGATAGGTTTCGTCCGCTTCGGTAAGACCGACGGCGGCGTCCGCCACGAGCAC is a window of Clostridia bacterium DNA encoding:
- a CDS encoding aquaporin, yielding MKELLKKAFAECIGTFVLVFVACGVAGATGGSLVATSLAFGLTIVAMAYSVGRISGCHVNPAVSLGCLLTKRMTAEEFVVYVMSQIIGGFLGALLVFGIFKMANVNPIGDACNYAVGFGLNGLTAGGIIGALITEIVLTAIFVYTILNVTDEKAGNEKIAGIVIGLTLTLVHLIGINLTGTSVNPARSIATAFAALIYNGTLDALAQVWIFIVAPLAGAAAAALLYKGLHTEKAE
- the hydF gene encoding [FeFe] hydrogenase H-cluster maturation GTPase HydF, with protein sequence MSLNETVTAERVHIGFFGRRNVGKSSLVNAVTGQNLSIVSEVKGTTTDPVRKAMELLPIGPVSIIDTPGFDDEGALGELRVEKTLVALRKTDVAVLVADAAVGLTEADETYLSLFRARKMPFIVAYNKADCVSERKILKDNELYVSAKTGENVAELKELLGKFALSKKGQRKILADLVAAGDVVVLVIPVDESAPKGRLILPQQQTLRELLDLRAAAICCQPTELKGVLAGLSEPPKLVVTDSQAFGEVSKIVDESVPLTSFSILFARYKGDLETLIGGAKALSELKDGDKVLISEGCTHHRQCNDIGTVKLPSWIRDFAGADLDFSFTSGGDFPSDLKEYALIVHCGGCMLNETEMKARLSFAREAGVPIVNYGVAIAHIHGILKRSLAPLALADPRLSIE